From the genome of Triticum aestivum cultivar Chinese Spring chromosome 1A, IWGSC CS RefSeq v2.1, whole genome shotgun sequence:
gcagctggaattctgggctgaaaaaagagcaaatattagagacctactatgcacatctccaaaagtcttgaaactccacgggagttattttcaaaatatataaaaaatactgagtgaagaaagtaccacaggggggccacccaccatccacgagggtggggggcgtgccctctgcctcgtgggccccctggtggccctccgatgcccatctttagctatatggagtctttcgtcgaggaaaaaatcataagcaagatcatgggacgaaactccgccgccatgaggcggaaccttgccggaaccaatctagggctctggcggagctgttctgccggggaaacttcccttcgggaggggggaaatcatcaccatcgtcatcaccaatgatcctctcatcgggagggggtcaatctccatcaacatcttcaccagcaccatctcatcttaaaccctagttcatctcttgtatccaatctttgtatccaaaccttagattggtacatgtgggttgctagtagtgttgattactccttgtagttgatgctagttggtttacttggtggaagatcatatgttcagatccattatgcatattaatacccctctgattatgaacatgaatatgctttatgagtagttacgtttgttcctgaggacatgggagaagtcttgctataagtaatcatgtgaatttggtattcgttcgatattttgatgagatgtatgttgtcatccctctagtggtgtcatgtgaacgtcgactacatgacacttcaccattgtttgggcctagagggaggcattggaaagtaataagtagatgatgggttggtagagtgacagaaggttaaaccctagtttatgcgttgcttcgtaaggggctgatttggatccatatgtttcatgctatggttaggtttaccctaatacttctgttgtagttgcgcatgcttgcaatgggtgttaatcataagtggggtgttTGTCCAAGTACGGACAGTAcccgagcaccggtccacccacatatcagattatcaaagtaccgaacgcgaatcatatgaacgtgatgaaaactagcttgatgataattctcatgtgtcctcgggagcgcttccctttatataagagtttgtccaggcttgtcctttgctacaaaaaggattgggccatcttactgcaccttatttacttgcattacttgttactcgttacaaattaccttatcacaaaactatctgttaccgataattttagtgcttgcagagaataccttactgaaaactgcttatcattttcttctgctcctcgttgggttcgacactcttacttatcgaaaatgctacgataaatcccctacacttgtgggtcatcagtgcacGAAGAATTATCGAACGAGAGTTGGATCAGCTGGGGGAATTCGTGTCTATATGGGAGTGGATCAGCCATGCCACCCTGTTACCGACCAACGAGGACCACATTTCCTGGAACCTGACTACTAAATGGGGCTTACTCCTCTGCGTCGGCGTATGGGGCGCAATTCTATGGTTCTCATCCTAGGTTTAACCCCTCCAAGGTCTGGTCTGCTCATGCCGAACCCAAGTACAAATTCTTCGTCTGGCTGGCCCTCCATGGGAGGATTTTGACCGCGGACAGGTTGGCATTGCGTGGCTGGCTGCTTGACCCCAGATGCCGGCTCTGCCTTCAGAAGCCAGAAACTGCAAGCCATCTCTGCAAGGACTGTCTCTTTAGAGTCGCGGTATGGAACCAAGTGAACACATGGACGAACGAGGGCTTGCTGATATCGGTGTTCCTACCTGAGCCCGGAAGCGTGTCAGATTGATGGGATACCTTGCTTGCAAACCAATCAAGCAGGTGCGCCGATGACGCAGCGGGAGGATCATCTACACCTTATGGTCAGTATGGAAGGAGTGAAACAGGCGAGTTTTCACCGGTATTTGTTTGACGCATACAGAGGTTGCCATCCTGGCCTTGGAGGCAATTAAACAACGCGCATTGGCGTTTGCCGGAGCCAGGCCAACCGAGGAGATTGGCTAATTTAGTTTAGGGTTAGTACCGTGTTCTGGTGGTTTTTATGCCGCGTTCCCTAAAAATGTGCGCCTCTCTGTACATCGCGTTTCTCGCTTTCCTTCTATAAAGAAAAGGCAGTGCTTCCGTGGGTTCCTCAAGAAAAAAAAGTTGAATTCCCTAGTCCCGCATGAGCCGAGGACGAAATATCGATTGTTTCAGAATCACATTAAACATTGAACCGTAAGTTGGACCATACTGTGAACAGACTTTGTATCTTGGTGATTTGTAGAAGGCTACTTCTTGTCTGAACAATACAGGCTAACTTGCAGAGTTTTTTCCTTCAAACCATGCAGGAAGACTGCACGTGAATATATAGATGAAAAACAAAGGTTCCAAACGACAATTACAGCAGTTGTTAAGCGTGAGAAAGATCAGAGAAGAGAAAGAGAGCAGAAACTGGTCCAAAGCAGAACAAACACGCAAGAAAAACGACCGCAGGGACAGTAAATCTACGCGTACAGCGCGAGAGTGCGCCACAGTCCACCGCGATCACTTGTATCAATGGCAGTGATATGATAATACTATGAAACGCAAAATCCACTTACAAACTTTACAACCGGTTCAATCAAAGCCATAATAATTAACATAACAATGCCCACATCACACATCAAACTTAAGCTCCACAGAtacagatagcagcagcagcagcaacacaccACCAGTGATCAGGTGATCAATGATCATGCACTCAGGCGGAGGAGCCCTTGAGCTTCTTGGCGATGCCGGCGAAGTACTTGCCCTGGTGGAAGGCGTGCTCCAGCTCCATCTCCGACGGCCACCGCGACCCGTCCCCCGCGAACGTGCCAGCGCCGTACGGGCTGCCGCCCTGCACCTTGTCCATGTCGAACATCTTGGCGCCGAACGTGTACCCCACCGGCACGAACACCATGCCGTGGTGGGTCAGCTGGGTCACCGCCGTCAGCGGCGTCGTCTCCTGCCCGCCGCCCTGCGTGCCCGTGCTGAAGAACACGCCCGCCGGCTTGCCCGCCAGGCTCTGCTCCCTCCACAGCCCGCCCGTCGAGTCGAAGAATGCCTTCATCTGCGCCGCCATCATGCCGAACCTCGTCGGGAACCCGAACAGGACGCCGTCCGCCTCCGCCAGCTCCTGCGGGGAGATCACCGGCACGTCGGTCTTGGGCGGGGCGCCCATCTTGCCAAGGACTTCCTCGTTCAGGATCTCAGGGACCTTTAATACGATGGTGAGCAAAGATGCATGTGTGAATTCATTTCATGAAATCTTTCTCTACACACACTAGATAGTTCTCGAGCCTGACGAGCAGAGCATCACAGTGGGAGCTTGCACACTGTTGTCAACTGATAAACAGGGTTGCTGAGACTGACCTGCCACACTTTAACCTCCACGCCTTCGACAGATGAAGCACCTTTCTTGATCTCATCAGCTAGCTTAGCAACATGACCATACATGGAGTAGTACCTGTCAAAAATTGGTGATGATTTTACATCTTACTTTTTATTGACGTGCAAGAAGCAAGACACAATGATATATCTTGTCCCATAAACATCAACCGCTACTGCTTTTTGTTTACGCGTGTTTCAGATAACTTAAGGAAACACGCTAGGCTGACAAAAGGAATAAAGGAGATCATGAACCAACTAGTGTGTTACGCACGGCACTAATGTTCATCAATTAACGAACTATGTAAGACACCTGTGTCGAGAACTTCGCACCAGTATATTATATAACTACTTCACCTAAACTTATGGCTGTAAGTTCTATATCTGGTGATTGGTGAAAAGAGTTTGCCCCCACAGCCACTAAGAAAACAAAGTAATCATGTACAGGCAAAACAATAAGTTTGAAAATGATGTCAAAATGTCACGAAGGGTTTGGGGCAAACTGTCAATCAAAGGTCTAATTAGAATAACCCAGGTGTTTCCCATCTTTTATCTAAAGGCTTCTAGAGGCTTACTTTTTGGTAGTTGGGCAATCCCATTCAGCAAGCAAAATTTTAAAGCATGGCCCAATTATAGACAGTGATAGGGTGATACAGGTTAGTTATGTGCTTATGGTTTCTGATAGATGTGACTTGAAAGAAAGACGAGTAATGCGAATTGATAGAGAAACGCTGCTTGCCAATAGCAGGATGCATCCATTGCATCGAGTACTGAACACTCAAAGATGCTTGAAGACACTACTAGGTTGAATCTGACCAGGAGTGACATTCTTCAAATGCTGATGTGAGTTCTCACACTTTACGGATTACTTGTATTGCATTCCAATATTCAGAAGGCCAGTGGACTTGCTCATACTTTTTCGATAATAATTATGCACTGGTTACTTTTGTGCTTCAGATAAGCTTTTATTGAGACAGGCATAATTGTGGAAAAGCTAAAAGTCCATGTTGGTGGTGTTGACACTAGGAAACAATAAGATTGAACACTGCTACAAGCAAAGATCCATCACAGGAGACAGTGGGGTTGTAGTGGAAAATCCACATCAAAAGAAAATGGCCTTTTAATT
Proteins encoded in this window:
- the LOC123061454 gene encoding NAD(P)H dehydrogenase (quinone) FQR1: MAVKVYVVYYSMYGHVAKLADEIKKGASSVEGVEVKVWQVPEILNEEVLGKMGAPPKTDVPVISPQELAEADGVLFGFPTRFGMMAAQMKAFFDSTGGLWREQSLAGKPAGVFFSTGTQGGGQETTPLTAVTQLTHHGMVFVPVGYTFGAKMFDMDKVQGGSPYGAGTFAGDGSRWPSEMELEHAFHQGKYFAGIAKKLKGSSA